The genomic region AATAAGGATAAATATTTTTGAATTATGTACATTAAGCTATTAGGGATATGATTCATACACCTAATAGCCCTTGGAATGTAAAATTAACTCCTTACTTTTACAGCTGGTTTTATTATAGAGGATGCTAACAACAAATTACTTAAAGGACATTTACCATATTAGAAACCTAGATGATAAAGATAAGAAAACTAAATTGTATCAATTATATCTATTTATTAACTAAACGTTAACCTTTTTTCAATAAAATAATATTATGACCTAAGACTAAGGTTTAAATTATGGGATTTAATCATAATGATAATTTATATAAAGCAGTATCAATCGGAAATGGAAGAGAAGTATTTAAATCCTTATTAAAAGGAGCTAATCTAAATTACGAGACAGACGAAGGATTAACTCCACTTACAAGGGCTATACTTAATGGCCATGATAATATAGTTGAAATTTTGCTTGAAGCCGGAGCTGATCCGAATTGGGAAGTACTTTCCAGAGGATTACCTTTCGATATTATTATAAATCAAAGTGGTTTAAAGTACTTCAATATCTATTTAGAGCTTAATTCAACTGCGTTTAGTTATTCATTGGATTGTCCAAATTCTCCGTTATATCTTGCTATAGCTGTGCGTAACCTTAAAAGTATAGAGTTGCTTTTAAAGTACGGAGCAAGAGCAAATTACCCGGGAATAGAGACAAGCGAAAATACAAATAATATTCCCCCGATTATATTTGCCATTTTAACAGCATATTATCAGGTAGTAGAAGCTTTATTGCCTGCAATAAAGCATATTGATGAGAAATGGGGAAAGAATTACGAGACACCTCTGATGGTTGCATTAAATATAAATGATATAAAGATAGCACGATTACTAATAGAGAAAGGAGCTGATGTTAATACAAAAGCCCGAAACGGTTGTACACCTTTATTAAGAGCTGTAGAGTGCTGTAAGCATAATTTTGTAGAGGAATTAATATTAAAGTATGGAGCCGAAGTTAATAACAACGATGAAAATGTATATTCTCCTTTAATGCGAGCAGCATATCTAGGTTTTGATGATACTGTGGAAGTATTATTAAAAAATAATGCTGATGTTAACCAAGAGAGTAAGTATTTCAAATCTGCATTAATGCAAGCATTAATAGGATACGGTAAAACCAAGACAATTGAGTTATTATTTAAAAGTGGAGCTAATGTTAACGCAAGTTTCCCTGATGGTGATACTCCATTAATAGCTGCTATTAAAGGAGCCAATATTGAAATAGTGGAAAAACTATTAAAGTATGGTGCTGATCCTAATCTACTAAATAATTTTGGAGAAACTCCGCTTATTGTATTAGCTAAGTTGATAAATTATTATGATGAGATTGCAAAGCTACTTGTTAAGTATGGTGCTAGATTTGATATAGGGAATACGGAAGGTACACCTGTAATGAAAGCTGCTAGATATGGAAATATAGAGAAAATAAAAAGTTTTATAAAATTAGGGGCTGATATAAATTATCAACATAATAAAAGAACTGTATTGCTAACAGCTATTTCTTGGCGGCAAATTGAAACTGTTAAATTTTTATTATCGTTAGGGGCTATTATACCGGAAGGAATGGCACTATATGAAGCTGTATCGAGTAATTCCATTGAAATAATAAACTTATTGCTTGAGCGAGGAGCTGATCCTATGCTTATCGATGAGATTCATTTTAAACGTCTTAAACATTCCATTAAAAAGTATCCGACATCTTATACAAAGGTTGTAGGTATAGTTAATAAATGGAGCGAGCAAAGAAAATTAAAAAATATAGACAAATTAAACGTTACTTCAAGTGATAATACAATTACCGGCAAGGCATTTAAAGCTATTGAAGATAATGATATCAGTATAATAAAGCATATACTACACGCAGGGGTTGATCCAAATAACTTAATTAATGAGCAAGGATTAACATTATTAGGACAGGCTGGCCAAAGCGGACGTTATAAAATTACAGAGATACTATTAAAAAACAAAGCAGATCCTAATAAATATAAAGGGTTTTATTATGCACCTATAACAAAAGCATTAACATTTGGACACTTTAATATAGCTAAACTTCTTCTAAGGTATGGTGCCGATCCTACTATAGAAGATTGTTCAGGAGGGAATTTATTACATATAGATAAAGTATTTCATAATCATGAAATGCTAAAATTATTATTGCTGTCAGGAGCAAATCCTAATTTAGAAGATCAAGTTTTTGGTACAGCTTTTAGTATGGTAGTTAATTACCATAGCTTTAGTAGTTTGGAGATGGTCAAATTTTTTCTAGCGCATGGAGCGGATCCTAACCTTGGTAGTATTAAAGGAGATACATTATTATTATCTGCAATAAAAGATAATAAAGAACAACTTGCTATATTGTTGTTAGAGCAAGGAGCTAGTCCTCTTTTAACATGCTTTAATACTTGCTTGGATGAAGCAATAAAACGCAGAAAGATAAAACTTGGTCAGAAATTAATTGACACAGGGGCTATAAACCTTCCCCCTAAAGATACTATTACTGGAATTTTAGATAGCTCTATTGAATACAAAGACTGCGATATGGTAAAATTTATACTTTCAAATTTCAAAGAATTAAAATTAACCGCTAAAAATATCGAGAAAGGTTTTACTTGGGCAGCAGCGAATGGAGAATTAAAGATATTAAAGCAATTAATGAAGCATATAATATATTTAAATTCATATGATAGAAGTATAAATATAAGTTCTGCTTTAATTTCCTTAGTAAAAGGTAAGGAACCCGAATTAGAACAATATTTATATATAGAGCAAAATACCGCCACTACAATTAATACTATTGAAGATAATAACCCACATCAGAATTTTCATTAAGTATGTGATCTATATAGAAGGTTATAGGTATCAGAAGAAGTTATGACTGTTTAATAAATAGATGAATATATAAAGAGAGGTAATAATACCTATTATAGTATTGCTCAAGGTTGCTAGGATAGCTGCCTTAGAGCCATAAGTTTGATTTGCAGGTAAAATATAGGATACAATTTCAGCAGAATTTTAATTTTTCTGTTATAACGTAATTACATAATACTGTAATTACGTATGTTAGTTTGAAACTTATTAATCACCAAATAGTATTATAACCGGAAAAATATTTTAATATTGTAATATTTAAAAGAATAAATATTGTTTTAAATATTATCATAAAAGAAAGCTATGGCCTTTTGTTATAACCATAGCTTAAAAAA from Candidatus Jidaibacter acanthamoeba harbors:
- a CDS encoding ankyrin repeat domain-containing protein gives rise to the protein MGFNHNDNLYKAVSIGNGREVFKSLLKGANLNYETDEGLTPLTRAILNGHDNIVEILLEAGADPNWEVLSRGLPFDIIINQSGLKYFNIYLELNSTAFSYSLDCPNSPLYLAIAVRNLKSIELLLKYGARANYPGIETSENTNNIPPIIFAILTAYYQVVEALLPAIKHIDEKWGKNYETPLMVALNINDIKIARLLIEKGADVNTKARNGCTPLLRAVECCKHNFVEELILKYGAEVNNNDENVYSPLMRAAYLGFDDTVEVLLKNNADVNQESKYFKSALMQALIGYGKTKTIELLFKSGANVNASFPDGDTPLIAAIKGANIEIVEKLLKYGADPNLLNNFGETPLIVLAKLINYYDEIAKLLVKYGARFDIGNTEGTPVMKAARYGNIEKIKSFIKLGADINYQHNKRTVLLTAISWRQIETVKFLLSLGAIIPEGMALYEAVSSNSIEIINLLLERGADPMLIDEIHFKRLKHSIKKYPTSYTKVVGIVNKWSEQRKLKNIDKLNVTSSDNTITGKAFKAIEDNDISIIKHILHAGVDPNNLINEQGLTLLGQAGQSGRYKITEILLKNKADPNKYKGFYYAPITKALTFGHFNIAKLLLRYGADPTIEDCSGGNLLHIDKVFHNHEMLKLLLLSGANPNLEDQVFGTAFSMVVNYHSFSSLEMVKFFLAHGADPNLGSIKGDTLLLSAIKDNKEQLAILLLEQGASPLLTCFNTCLDEAIKRRKIKLGQKLIDTGAINLPPKDTITGILDSSIEYKDCDMVKFILSNFKELKLTAKNIEKGFTWAAANGELKILKQLMKHIIYLNSYDRSINISSALISLVKGKEPELEQYLYIEQNTATTINTIEDNNPHQNFH